The Channa argus isolate prfri chromosome 22, Channa argus male v1.0, whole genome shotgun sequence genome has a window encoding:
- the sipa1 gene encoding signal-induced proliferation-associated protein 1 isoform X3, producing MQSDDLFIRKFRRQNVRPPIATVNFENKREAGVVEWPPRRDGDGADGDNLTPSLAGLNLRSVGRGHIMQRSNSDVTLGDLDSCGKAGVKASRVVGEKVGAGSQGDSYLSLHREYGSLSSLERQTQAQEPSTDDQGPLSPNALRFKDPFLLLGLQDNPPEPDGFFRGLAASIGDSPKPAKPPKPEGLGKKTKPVPLQIPQLGANDNIGGGAWVRNFAHYDVQSILFDLTEAASNRDSIGRKKNITSGASAASQLRPLSQATPSSPAQAGGGNGGNADDPEQSLLLDEGDGNDNELLLSCPHFRNETGGEEQVGLGQTQGRRGPWSSLRTPNDAVSVLEEPRESHIQQQGKSNYFIEHADLGAHYYRKYFYMKEHQNFFGIDDRLGPVAISFRREEKEGSSGAQYNYRIIFRTTEMKTLRGSILEESVPSAARHTTPRGLSPKRLLEFIMPELNLHCLRLASNSPKVRDTLLKLDEQGLNFQRKVGVMYCRAGQSSEEDMYNNESSGPAFEEFLDLLGERVRLKGWEKYRAQLDNKTDSTGTHSLYTRYQDYEIMFHVSTMLPYTANNTQQLLRKRHIGNDIVTIVFQEPGALPFTPKSIRSHFQHVFIIIQVHEPCTDNTYYRVAVTRSKDMPLFGPLFPKGARFPRSPAFRDFLLAKAVNAENAAEKSEKFRSMATRTRQEYLKDLAENYVTTTPIDSSTKFPLLSLGGKRKDKQKGARGAELHSAGALVWAVMVNTGDEGETEDHKLPCLLAVSAESVVLIERCSRRVVFNCSCRDVIGWKAVTETKQGGPCLDIFYERGESVSISVMESQADDIRELVQRLELFTRGCEALEVTPLRDGVGQPGFLMNEEGFVTELQRFCYAESGGLQLQARVVRLCGHSLVHLSPEERIKLLRTAHKIHITVIPPEKNGKPRRSFSELYQKAIKDAECKPGEDQSGEAWVLEEREEEEEKEEKAMENQLKNRGLNEEDTMEVQVEAAEDKEQSCDKGISERSHGLLLTPPSLPLLRATSLQDQPANQSQDSSASQLTRSYSLEGQPLYLDTVDGHLYDNVGLKVERHIYENVGELRDATPDLILAVKPKIPLEDEQFMGDLFGDDKASASDCSLSSSRLSSVDRAERNYRALSLHNSITKILSETTDSTEEEWQSIADLATACRSILEALSREDRKATDPSQAGADQTDGKLKDLKESDSPSHLEEKVSQLEAMLKKLQDDLQKFP from the exons ATGCAATCAGATGACCTTTTCATCCGAAAGTTTCGTCGTCAGAATGTGCGGCCACCTATTGCCACAGTTAACTTTGAAAATAAACGGGAAGCAGGTGTTGTGGAGTGGCCGCCCAGGAGGGACGGTGATGGAGCCGATGGTGATAATCTCACTCCAAGTCTTGCGGGACTGAACCTGAGGTCGGTGGGAAGGGGACACATAATGCAGAGAAGTAACAGTGATGTAACCTTAGGAGACTTGGATTCCTGCGGGAAGGCAGGGGTGAAAGCATCTAGAGTGGTTGGTGAAAAAGTCGGAGCGGGGTCTCAGGGGGACTCATATTTGTCGCTACACAGGGAATATGGCAGCCTTTCCTCGTtggagagacagacacaagCCCAAGAGCCGAGCACAGATGACCAGGGGCCCCTGAGCCCAAATGCTCTCCGTTTCAAAGACCCTTTTCTACTTTTAGGACTGCAGGACAACCCTCCAGAGCCTGATGGCTTCTTTCGGGGTCTGGCTGCTTCCATAGGGGACTCCCCAAAACCTGCCAAACCGCCAAAGCCTGAAGGTCTAGGTAAGAAGACTAAACCCGTGCCCCTTCAGATCCCCCAACTAGGTGCCAATGACAACATTGGGGGTGGAGCCTGGGTTAGAAACTTTGCCCACTATGATGTGCAGAGCATCCTGTTTGACCTCACAGAGGCTGCCTCCAACAGAGACAGCATTGGGCGTAAAAAGAATATCACCTCAGGGGCTTCAGCTGCTTCCCAGCTGCGCCCCCTATCCCAGGCCACCCCGTCCTCACCCGCACAGGCTGGGGGAGGCAACGGAGGAAATGCTGATGACCCTGAGCAGTCGTTGCTGCTGGATGAAGGAGATGGCAATGATAATGAACTCTTGCTCAGCTGCCCCCACTTCCGCAATGAGACGGGAGGAGAAGAGCAGGTGGGTCTTGGTCAGACACAGGGAAGGCGGGGGCCGTGGTCAAGCCTGCGTACTCCCAACGATGCAGTGTCAGTCCTGGAGGAGCCCAGAGAGAGTCACATCCAACAGCAAGGGAAGAGCAACTACTTTATAGAACACGCAGATCTGGGAGCCCATTACTATCgcaaatatttttacatgaaaG AACATCAGAATTTCTTCGGCATAGATGACCGCCTTGGTCCAGTGGCCATCAGTTTCCGGCGGGAGGAGAAAGAAGGATCCAGTGGAGCTCAGTACAATTACAGAATCATCTTTCGCACCACAGAG ATGAAAACACTTCGAGGTTCCATCCTAGAGGAATCAGTGCCTTCTGCCGCTCGTCACACGACCCCCCGAGGGTTGTCTCCTAAGAGGCTGCTGGAGTTCATCATGCCTGAATTGAACCTACACTGCCTTCGCTTGGCTTCGAACTCCCCTAAAGTCCGGGATACCTTGCTGAAACTGGATGAACAGGGG CTAAATTTCCAGCGAAAGGTTGGGGTGATGTACTGCCGAGCCGGGCAGAGCTCAGAAGAAGACATGTACAACAACGAGAGCTCCGGGCCCGCATTTGAAGAGTTTCTGGATCTGCTCGGGGAGCGGGTGCGGTTGAAGGGCTGGGAGAAATACCGAGCTCAGCTGGACAACAAGA CGGACTCAACTGGAACACATTCCCTCTATACGCGCTACCAGGATTATGAGATTATGTTTCATGTGTCCACTATGCTGCCCTACACAGCGAACAACACACAACAG TTGCTGAGGAAGCGGCACATCGGTAACGACATTGTGACAATCGTGTTCCAGGAGCCAGGCGCACTGCCCTTTACTCCAAAGTCCATCCGTTCCCATTTCCAGCATGTCTTCATCATCATTCAGGTTCACGAGCCCTGCACTGACAACACTTATTACAG GGTGGCAGTGACACGCTCTAAAGACATGCCATTATTTGGTCCGCTGTTCCCTAAGGGCGCCCGATTCCCTCGCTCGCCTGCCTTCAGAGACTTTCTTCTGGCAAAGGCAGTCAATGCTGAAAACGCCGCAGAGAAGTCAGAGAAGTTCCGCTCCATGGCTACACGCACACGGCAGGAATACCTGAAGGACCTGGCTGAAAACTATGTGACCACAACACCCATTGACTCCTCCACAAAATTCCCCCTTCTCTCTTTGGGAGGTAAGCGCAAAGACAAGCAGAAGGGCGCCAGAGGGGCTGAGCTGCACAGTGCAGGGGCACTTGTGTGGGCTGTGATGGTCAACACCGGAGACGAGGGGGAGACAGAAGACCACAAGCTCCCCTGTTTGCTGGCAGTGTCAGCTGAGTCAGTGGTGCTCATTGAGAGGTGCTCGCGCAGGGTGGTGTTTAACTGCTCCTGCCGTGATGTCATCGGCTGGAAGGCAGTGACAGAGACTAAACAAGGGGGGCCCTGCTTGGACATCTTCTATGAACGTGGGGAGTCTGTGTCAATCAGCGTGATGGAGAGCCAGGCTGACGACATAAGAGAGTTGGTGCAGAGGCTTGAG CTGTTCACACGGGGCTGTGAAGCACTGGAGGTCACCCCCCTGCGTGATGGAGTTGGGCAACCGGGCTTCTTGATGAACGAGGAGGGCTTTGTGACAGAACTGCAGCGGTTCTGCtatgcagagagcggaggcctGCAGCTGCAGGCTCGTGTGGTGCGGCTGTGTGGACACTCTCTTGTTCACCTGAGCCCTGAGGAGAGGATCAAGCTGCTCCGCACTGCACACAAGATCCACATCACTGTTATACCACCGGAAAAGAACGGCAAGCCTCGCAG AAGTTTCTCTGAACTGTATCAGAAAGCTATCAAGGATGCAGAATGTAAGCCTGGTGAGGATCAGTCTGGAGAGGCCTGGGTGCTGGAAgagagggaagaagaggaggagaaagaggagaaagcaATGGAGAACCAGCTGAAGAATAGGGGGCTTAATGAAGAGGACACAATGGAGGTGCAGGTGGAGGCTGCTGAGGACAAAGAGCAGTCATGTGATAAAGGAATAAGTGAGAGAAGCCATGGCTTGCTCCTCACACCGCCGAGTTTACCTTTGTTACGGGCCACATCTTTGCAGGACcaaccagccaatcagagccaGGACAGCAGCGCATCACAACTCACCCGCAGCTACTCTTTAGAGGGACAGCCATTGTACTTGGATACAGTTGATGG GCACTTGTATGACAACGTGGGTCTAAAGGTGGAACGCCACATCTATGAAAATGTCGGGGAGCTGAGAGACGCCACACCTGATCTGATCCTGGCTGTCAAACCCAAGATTCCCCTGGAGGATGAACAG TTCATGGGGGATCTGTTTGGTGATGACAAAGCTTCAGCGAGTGACTGCTCTCTCTCGTCTTCCCGGTTGTCAAGTGTGGACCGAGCTGAAAGAAATTATCGAGCCCTGAGTCTTCATAACTCCATCACCAAAA ttctttcAGAGACAACAGATTCAACAGAGGAGGAGTGGCAGTCCATCGCTGATCTGGCCACAGCCTGCCGCAGCATCCTGGAGGCTCTGTCACGAGAGG ACCGCAAGGCCACAGACCCCTCCCAAGCAGGAGCTGATCAGACCGACGGAAAGTTAAAAGACCTAAAGGAGAG TGACTCTCCAAGCCACCTAGAAGAGAAGGTATCACAGCTGGAGGCCATGCTGAAGAAGCTGCAGGATGACCTGCAAAAG TTTCCTTAA